In Ruminiclostridium josui JCM 17888, the genomic window GACAGATATAAAAGAAGGAGTAGTAATAGAAGAACATTTTCTGAGGAAAAAAGAAGTTTATGCGTCAGGAGTAAGTGCTAATGTAGAAACGGAAATTAGCAATGTTGCAGGGAAAAGGGCAATTAATGATATACATAAGAACGATTTTATAAGGACATATGAGCTTCTTGATAAAAAGGAATGGTATAAGGATGATGAGAGAATCATTGTTCTGCCTGTTAGTATGGAGGATAGATTGGCTAATTTGATTAAAAAGGGTTCATATGTTGACGTAAGACTACAAAAAGAAACTGGTGATACAACAGAGGATATTTTATATAAAATCCAAGTAAAGGATGTATTAGACGATGCAGGTATAGCCTTAGATTCAAAATCCGCAGTCAACTCCAAAATTGCTTACTTAAAATTGGTTTTAGGCAAAGAGGACAGGGAAAAGAT contains:
- a CDS encoding SAF domain-containing protein — protein: MSKRLIIKTVLICIGLFLITDSALFAYIFTKYPINTEKKISVVVATTDIKEGVVIEEHFLRKKEVYASGVSANVETEISNVAGKRAINDIHKNDFIRTYELLDKKEWYKDDERIIVLPVSMEDRLANLIKKGSYVDVRLQKETGDTTEDILYKIQVKDVLDDAGIALDSKSAVNSKIAYLKLVLGKEDREKIYAASRNGKLIYELYCDSTQKSGGEVN